The sequence ACCGGATCGAAAATCTTTACAACGTCAAATCACCACCGGAATATATCCTTTCCCGAGAGGCCGCCATTGAGATTGTCGGCATCAGCCGGGACATCCGCCGGCAGGTCGGCCTTCTTCTGGATCGAAATGGGAAAGTCATTTGTGTCATTGCAGGAGAACCGCACCGTATCGTTATTCCGGTAACACCGGATTTTCAGCCCGGCCCGGGCCGACTTAAGGGGCTGCGCTGCATTCATACGCATCTGTCCCATGAGACCTTGACACGGGATGACCTCACCGACCTTGCCCTCCTGCGCCTGGATTATATCACTGCCATCTGCTTGAATGCCGATGGAACTGCCGGCCCTGTTTACTCCGCGCATATTCTGCCCGATCCCGAAGCAGATCCATACAGAGTTCTTCCAGGCACGTCCCTTGACCATCTGGATATAGACTGCCAGGCTCAAATTCTTGAACTTGAATCGGAACTTTCCCGGCACAACCGCCGGCACAGCCCGGAAACCGGCCGGGAGAACGCCTTTTTGATCAACGCAGCAACGCAAGATATCAATTCTGCATACGTTTCGATGGATGAACTCAAGGAATTGTGCAAAACAAGCCGGATCAACGTGGTGGGCACGGCCATCCAGCAAAGAAAAAAAATTGACCCTAAATTTGTGGTGGGCAAAGGCAAATTATCTGAACTGATTATCAAGGCCATCCAGAATTATGCAACAATGCTTGTATTTGACCGGGAACTGAATCCCTCCCAGATACGTTCCATTACCGATTTTGTGGAAATGAAGGTCATTGACCGCACCCAGCTTATACTGGATATT comes from uncultured Desulfobacter sp. and encodes:
- the hflX gene encoding GTPase HflX yields the protein MKRIVYGTLDGLSKAQINRIENLYNVKSPPEYILSREAAIEIVGISRDIRRQVGLLLDRNGKVICVIAGEPHRIVIPVTPDFQPGPGRLKGLRCIHTHLSHETLTRDDLTDLALLRLDYITAICLNADGTAGPVYSAHILPDPEADPYRVLPGTSLDHLDIDCQAQILELESELSRHNRRHSPETGRENAFLINAATQDINSAYVSMDELKELCKTSRINVVGTAIQQRKKIDPKFVVGKGKLSELIIKAIQNYATMLVFDRELNPSQIRSITDFVEMKVIDRTQLILDIFAKQAKSSEGKYQVELAQLEYMLPRLITKNTAMSRLTGGIGGRGPGETKLEVNRRRARERITRLKKEIKKIRKQRAQQKARRKRKALPVISIVGYTNAGKSTLLNTLTQSSIIAANRLFATLDPSSRRLRFPRDKEVIITDTVGFIQNLPKELLEAFHATLEELEQADVILHVIDISNPRYMQQKETVDQLLKSLNLDKIPTLYVFNKMDLADLDNFDSPWLLNQGILVSARKKSSLTPLVEKLEAMV